In the genome of Deinococcus deserti VCD115, one region contains:
- a CDS encoding DUF499 domain-containing protein gives MTQIASLTLNALLQPRASVFENNKSETTLDINDLTEGSINPQTFFEENVITDGMQNLLKQGFKRLSGQSSNSVFFLKQSMGGGKTHNLITLGLLAAHTLVRPQVITDPAMEGVLRDVKNVEVVAFNGRGNPPHGLWGVIAEQLGNKAAFANFYAPPDAPGQEDWEALLRGRTALILIDELPPYLEAVESRVVGDSNLARLTARALTNLMAALQRPGCERVALVLTDLGGAAYGRASSYLHDVLSDLTKETQRLALEIEPVQQNSNEVYDILRKRLFETVPDDSVIRHLQGQYAHEIDQARKMGLTPADGQQASLALIDTYPFHPSLRDLYARFRDNPGFQQTRGLIRMMRAVTAHLWDSGLASERSTIGLQDLDLNNDRIRGELLNINDKLKNALSHDVADQGRAVAEQNEPSDLSRRAATLLLTSSLAHVVDGVVGLPPQLVADYLAQPGLDLAPLKAVLNDLAHKSWYLHKDGDSYYFSSTRNINAEIEATIQSTSEDKALDIVREQLAILFNPLPDGAYKELLIFPALDQIDPKQGHVLLVLSRPQGNGLNPKLKELFDASTLRNRMMFLTGEESNYRLLLDRAKALRATQSALGKLRRSEKPNPDMILELEEREQATMMHFLTAAQEAFTHLHFPEQAGLTSLDFTGKFAEKNPASRGAQQVQEILEGRKKFVRALDASEGRKFEARVFGNAKRMTWNELLARAANTTGWPWHPAGALDQLRRDKIDRDEWRQDGQEIERGPFPLEPTSVTVRHDILDAAADRYRLTVTPKYGTQVHYAEGSTVDIAAPVMTDASMEVTGQTFTFLAVDPSYNATANKGHPTGQSFTWQAPTFLKGVWESGEVRFEASPDVEIRVTFDGSAPEKGQIYEPGKPITPPPGTHVVQAVATRGGVNSTPITLKPDVIPLDPVTPARWARTHKTTATADSVKLMDRLEKHGAKAAGVKVMVDGKGDQYGTATFSEGAAFTADALRELSEYVRKLVGPETNLHLDVKEIRFERGQNLSDWTAETGDKLNMSEVAQ, from the coding sequence ATGACTCAAATTGCCAGCCTTACCCTCAATGCTTTGCTACAGCCCCGTGCGTCCGTGTTCGAGAACAACAAGAGCGAAACGACACTGGATATCAACGATCTCACCGAAGGCAGCATCAACCCGCAGACGTTCTTCGAAGAGAACGTAATTACGGACGGCATGCAGAATCTCCTGAAGCAGGGCTTCAAACGTCTCTCGGGACAGTCCAGCAACAGTGTGTTCTTCCTGAAGCAGAGCATGGGCGGCGGCAAGACCCACAACCTCATTACCCTAGGCCTCCTGGCAGCGCACACTCTTGTGCGGCCACAAGTCATCACGGACCCCGCCATGGAAGGCGTTCTGCGGGACGTAAAAAACGTCGAGGTCGTAGCCTTCAACGGCCGTGGTAATCCGCCGCACGGCTTATGGGGCGTTATCGCAGAACAGCTTGGTAACAAGGCCGCGTTCGCGAATTTTTACGCGCCACCGGACGCACCGGGCCAGGAGGATTGGGAAGCACTCTTGCGAGGCCGGACGGCCCTGATCCTCATCGACGAGTTGCCGCCGTACCTCGAAGCGGTTGAGAGCCGCGTGGTTGGGGACAGCAACCTCGCTCGCCTGACTGCCCGTGCTCTGACGAACCTCATGGCCGCCCTACAACGCCCAGGCTGCGAGCGCGTTGCACTAGTGCTGACTGATCTCGGCGGCGCGGCGTACGGCCGGGCCAGCTCGTACCTCCACGACGTCCTGAGCGACCTTACCAAGGAAACGCAGCGCCTCGCGCTGGAAATTGAGCCGGTGCAGCAGAACTCAAACGAAGTGTACGACATTCTGCGAAAGCGCCTCTTTGAGACCGTCCCGGACGACAGTGTCATCCGGCATCTGCAAGGACAATACGCACACGAGATCGACCAGGCTCGCAAGATGGGCCTCACCCCCGCTGACGGGCAGCAGGCCAGCCTGGCGCTGATCGACACGTATCCGTTTCACCCCAGCCTACGTGACCTCTACGCCCGCTTCCGCGATAACCCGGGCTTCCAGCAGACGCGTGGCCTGATTCGCATGATGCGCGCAGTCACCGCCCACCTGTGGGACAGCGGCCTCGCCTCGGAGCGCAGCACGATCGGTCTGCAGGACCTCGACCTGAACAACGACCGCATCCGCGGTGAGCTCTTGAACATCAACGACAAGCTCAAGAACGCTCTTTCGCACGATGTGGCCGACCAGGGACGGGCGGTCGCCGAGCAGAACGAGCCTTCGGACCTGTCCCGCCGGGCCGCGACGTTGCTGCTGACCTCCTCGCTCGCGCACGTCGTGGACGGCGTCGTCGGACTTCCGCCACAACTCGTGGCTGATTATCTCGCCCAGCCAGGCCTTGATCTGGCACCGCTGAAAGCCGTCCTCAACGACCTCGCACATAAGTCTTGGTATCTGCATAAAGACGGGGACAGTTACTACTTCAGCTCTACGCGGAACATCAACGCGGAGATTGAAGCGACTATTCAATCAACCAGCGAGGACAAAGCCCTTGACATCGTCCGCGAGCAACTGGCTATTCTGTTCAATCCACTGCCGGACGGAGCATACAAAGAGCTTCTGATCTTCCCGGCCCTGGATCAGATCGATCCAAAGCAAGGACACGTGCTGCTGGTCCTTTCTCGCCCACAAGGCAATGGCCTAAATCCGAAGCTCAAAGAGCTCTTCGACGCCAGCACCCTGCGCAACCGCATGATGTTCCTCACCGGTGAAGAGTCCAACTACCGTCTCCTGCTCGACCGCGCCAAGGCCCTGCGCGCCACGCAGTCCGCCCTCGGAAAACTGCGGCGCAGCGAAAAACCCAACCCGGACATGATTCTGGAACTCGAGGAGCGCGAGCAGGCCACAATGATGCACTTCCTCACGGCTGCCCAGGAGGCCTTCACGCACCTGCACTTCCCAGAACAGGCGGGCCTGACCAGCCTGGACTTCACCGGAAAGTTCGCCGAGAAAAACCCGGCAAGCCGCGGCGCGCAACAGGTACAGGAAATCCTCGAGGGCCGCAAGAAGTTTGTAAGGGCGCTCGACGCGAGCGAGGGCCGCAAGTTCGAGGCACGCGTATTCGGCAACGCCAAGCGCATGACCTGGAATGAGCTGCTTGCTCGCGCGGCGAACACCACCGGGTGGCCGTGGCACCCGGCCGGTGCGCTGGATCAGCTGCGCCGTGACAAGATCGACCGCGACGAGTGGCGTCAGGACGGGCAGGAAATCGAGCGTGGTCCCTTCCCGCTGGAGCCGACATCCGTCACCGTCCGCCACGACATTCTCGACGCGGCTGCGGACCGTTATCGCCTGACTGTGACGCCCAAGTACGGTACGCAGGTCCACTACGCTGAAGGCTCCACTGTCGATATTGCTGCGCCGGTTATGACGGACGCCTCCATGGAGGTTACCGGTCAGACCTTCACCTTCCTGGCAGTCGATCCCAGCTACAACGCAACTGCGAACAAGGGCCACCCGACTGGCCAGAGCTTTACTTGGCAGGCGCCCACTTTCTTGAAAGGCGTTTGGGAAAGTGGCGAGGTTCGCTTCGAGGCGTCACCAGACGTGGAAATCCGCGTCACCTTCGACGGCAGCGCACCGGAGAAAGGGCAGATCTACGAACCCGGCAAGCCGATTACGCCGCCGCCCGGCACGCACGTGGTGCAGGCCGTTGCCACCCGCGGCGGTGTGAATAGCACGCCTATCACTCTGAAGCCTGACGTGATTCCCCTGGATCCTGTTACGCCCGCTCGGTGGGCCCGCACTCATAAGACGACGGCCACGGCAGACAGCGTGAAGCTGATGGACCGCCTCGAGAAGCATGGGGCTAAGGCTGCCGGCGTAAAAGTCATGGTGGACGGCAAGGGAGACCAATACGGCACCGCGACGTTCTCCGAGGGAGCCGCCTTTACGGCCGATGCACTGCGTGAACTCAGCGAATACGTGCGTAAACTGGTGGGTCCTGAAACGAACCTTCACCTTGACGTGAAGGAAATTCGGTTCGAACGCGGGCAGAACCTCAGCGACTGGACCGCGGAGACAGGTGACAAGCTCAACATGAGCGAAGTCGCCCAGTGA